In one window of Frigoriglobus tundricola DNA:
- a CDS encoding peptidylprolyl isomerase: protein MTLNLGDRRRRLVRGAALAGVAAAGYVFGITSDRAVAQPVPGPLPAAMQPVPPGGAVRSGALPQPQQQQPQADRRVVAYVYGNTPISREELGDFLIARGGAEKLELLVNKRVIEIEAGRRGITVTAVEVQAALEDDLRGLGISKSDFEKHVLPKYNKSLYEWVEDVIKPRLVLAKMCQDRVKVTDEDVRKVYENRYGERREAKIICWSKADLKVAQKQWDEARKGDEDFDRVAKQQADPNLAAACGRIKPLGRYPEAEDDIVVKTLYSVKVGEISGILEVPSGLMCIKYTAAVPAEPGKVLDAAMKDTLRKELFAKRLDLEIPKCFQALKAAAAPNLLLRGAPSAMEARKHEAEFREGVDNIVNEARVDNIVNQAGGVPPTRQPVGGPPMSPKP, encoded by the coding sequence ATGACACTGAACCTGGGCGACCGTCGTCGCCGTCTGGTGCGGGGGGCGGCGCTGGCCGGGGTGGCCGCCGCCGGGTACGTGTTCGGCATCACCAGCGACCGCGCCGTGGCACAGCCCGTGCCCGGTCCGCTCCCGGCGGCGATGCAGCCCGTTCCACCGGGCGGGGCCGTCCGGTCCGGCGCCCTGCCGCAACCGCAGCAGCAACAACCGCAAGCGGACCGCCGGGTGGTCGCGTACGTGTACGGCAACACCCCCATCTCCCGCGAGGAACTGGGGGACTTCCTCATTGCCCGCGGCGGGGCCGAGAAGCTCGAGCTGCTCGTGAACAAGCGGGTCATCGAGATCGAGGCGGGGCGGCGCGGCATCACCGTCACGGCGGTCGAGGTGCAGGCCGCGCTGGAGGACGACCTCCGCGGGCTGGGCATCAGCAAATCGGACTTCGAGAAGCACGTGCTGCCGAAGTACAACAAGTCGCTCTACGAGTGGGTCGAGGACGTCATCAAGCCGCGGCTGGTGCTCGCCAAGATGTGCCAGGACCGCGTCAAGGTGACGGACGAGGACGTTCGGAAGGTGTACGAGAACCGCTACGGCGAGCGCCGGGAAGCGAAAATCATCTGCTGGAGCAAGGCCGATCTGAAGGTCGCCCAGAAGCAATGGGACGAGGCCCGCAAGGGCGACGAGGACTTCGACCGCGTCGCGAAGCAGCAAGCGGACCCGAACCTGGCCGCCGCGTGCGGGCGCATCAAACCGCTCGGCCGGTACCCGGAGGCCGAAGACGACATCGTGGTGAAGACGCTGTACAGCGTGAAGGTGGGCGAGATCAGCGGCATCCTCGAGGTGCCGTCCGGCCTCATGTGCATCAAGTACACCGCGGCCGTTCCCGCCGAACCGGGTAAGGTTCTCGATGCCGCGATGAAGGACACGCTCCGTAAGGAGCTGTTCGCGAAGCGACTGGACCTGGAAATTCCGAAATGTTTCCAGGCGCTGAAGGCGGCGGCGGCGCCGAACCTGCTCCTGCGCGGCGCGCCGAGCGCGATGGAAGCCCGCAAGCATGAGGCGGAATTCCGCGAGGGGGTGGACAACATCGTGAACGAGGCGCGCG
- a CDS encoding lipocalin family protein, whose protein sequence is MRARAVVAVVFGLAGLTGAARGADDNKELIVGTWEMVYSQIPAGIPVGIKLEFTADGKVTITFKDKDGQVRTEGIGGYKIERDTLVLTGKDNSKNDKGRIVLLNKSSLVINDEVLDKVMVLKKVEK, encoded by the coding sequence ATGCGCGCGCGTGCAGTTGTGGCGGTCGTGTTCGGTCTGGCGGGTCTGACCGGTGCCGCGCGCGGGGCCGACGACAACAAGGAGCTGATCGTCGGCACGTGGGAGATGGTTTACAGCCAGATCCCGGCCGGCATCCCGGTCGGGATCAAACTGGAGTTCACCGCCGACGGCAAGGTGACCATCACCTTCAAGGACAAGGACGGGCAGGTGCGGACCGAGGGGATCGGGGGGTACAAGATCGAGCGCGACACCCTCGTCCTCACCGGCAAAGACAACAGCAAGAACGATAAGGGGCGCATCGTCCTGCTGAACAAGTCGTCGCTCGTCATCAACGACGAGGTGCTGGACAAGGTCATGGTCCTCAAGAAGGTCGAGAAGTAA
- a CDS encoding AMP-binding protein → MLEPIRWAAWAVMRVLLSLRYTVKVVGTEAVRNRPGPYLIMPNHPAFTDPPNLLVRLWPVFRMRPLFLESNFRNPLFKPFAWLLRGIKMPDIVRASAEDRRRAEGAVGAVIAALRAGENVILWPSGRLSRDGAEHLGGARSAADVLAAVPGVTVVLARTRGLWGSMFSWADGQPSISTGLVRGLGLWAANLFVFAPRRRVTVTLEAFTPDQRPAPTREAVNKWLDEWYNADAPHEEPVFVPRHFLFGPRTHAYPPPAAAAHEYDLSKVKPETRAVVAQFISDKLKRPLAPDETAADATFLQLGMDSLDAMDVALAVEQRFGFSSDTVPTTVGGLWAIAEGLSQNAPPKPPPAGWFDPAPDDAPLTILGETVSAAFLTQAVARKKQVIAADDLAGGVTYEKCIVGAWAMSAKFRAIAAPNVGLMLPAAVACDLAFLGLHLADKLPVMLNWTTGPGNLAHAAKIMGLTHVVTSKAFIDRTQVQVPGTQFVFLEDVRAGLGKWGLLRKLLAVRLFPGAVRAGLLKAVSADPNRPAVVLFTSGSEKAPKAVPLTHANIISDQRGCLEALDVKRNNSVLGFLPMFHSFGLTITGLLPLFVGVRVVHHPDPTDSGALARKAAAYKATLVAGTPTFISYIFERAKPGELDTLALIILGAEKAPPALFERAKSAAPNADVIEGYGITECAPVVSVTRPGQPRRPNSIGPPLPGVEVCATDLETKAVLPRGRMGMLHVRGPNVFPGYIGYDGPSPFEELNGRMWYVTGDLAAVDESGEVIFHGRLKRFLKAGGEMISLPALEEPLAKKYPPTDAGPRVAVEGVETPDGRRIVLFTTEPITVRDANALLQAEGLRGVMRLDDVKQLEKLPVLGTGKTDYKVLRAMIT, encoded by the coding sequence ATGTTGGAACCGATCCGGTGGGCCGCCTGGGCGGTGATGCGTGTCCTTCTGTCGCTGCGCTACACGGTCAAGGTGGTCGGCACCGAGGCCGTACGGAACCGGCCCGGCCCGTACCTCATCATGCCCAACCACCCGGCGTTCACCGACCCGCCGAACCTGCTCGTGCGGCTCTGGCCGGTCTTCCGGATGCGGCCGCTGTTCCTCGAATCGAACTTCCGGAACCCGCTGTTCAAGCCGTTCGCCTGGCTGCTCCGCGGGATCAAGATGCCGGACATCGTGAGGGCCAGCGCGGAGGACCGGCGCCGGGCGGAGGGGGCCGTGGGCGCCGTGATCGCGGCCCTGCGGGCCGGCGAGAACGTGATCCTGTGGCCGAGCGGCCGGCTGTCCCGCGACGGCGCCGAGCACCTGGGCGGGGCGCGCTCCGCCGCCGACGTGCTGGCCGCGGTTCCCGGTGTCACGGTCGTGCTGGCCCGCACCCGCGGGCTGTGGGGCAGCATGTTCAGTTGGGCGGACGGCCAGCCGTCCATTTCCACGGGCCTCGTCCGCGGCCTCGGGCTGTGGGCCGCGAACCTGTTCGTCTTCGCCCCGCGGCGCCGGGTCACGGTCACGCTCGAAGCGTTCACCCCGGACCAGCGCCCCGCGCCGACCCGTGAGGCCGTCAACAAGTGGCTCGACGAGTGGTACAACGCGGACGCTCCGCACGAGGAGCCGGTATTCGTCCCGCGGCACTTTCTGTTCGGCCCGCGGACGCACGCGTACCCGCCGCCGGCCGCGGCGGCGCACGAGTACGACCTGTCGAAGGTGAAGCCGGAGACCCGGGCCGTGGTGGCGCAGTTCATTTCGGACAAGTTGAAGCGCCCGCTCGCCCCGGACGAGACCGCCGCCGACGCGACCTTTCTCCAACTCGGCATGGACAGCCTCGACGCGATGGACGTGGCGCTGGCGGTGGAGCAGCGGTTCGGGTTCAGCAGCGACACCGTACCCACCACCGTCGGCGGGCTGTGGGCGATCGCCGAGGGGCTGAGCCAGAACGCGCCGCCGAAGCCGCCGCCGGCCGGCTGGTTCGACCCGGCCCCGGACGACGCGCCGCTGACCATTCTCGGCGAGACGGTGAGCGCCGCGTTCCTGACGCAGGCGGTCGCGCGGAAGAAGCAGGTGATCGCGGCGGACGACCTCGCGGGCGGGGTGACGTACGAGAAGTGCATCGTCGGGGCGTGGGCGATGTCCGCGAAGTTCCGGGCCATCGCCGCGCCCAATGTAGGTCTGATGCTGCCGGCGGCGGTCGCGTGCGACCTGGCGTTCCTGGGCCTGCACCTCGCCGACAAGCTGCCCGTGATGCTGAACTGGACGACCGGCCCCGGCAACCTGGCGCACGCCGCGAAGATCATGGGCCTCACCCACGTCGTCACGTCGAAGGCGTTCATCGACCGCACGCAGGTGCAGGTGCCCGGCACGCAGTTCGTGTTCCTCGAAGACGTCCGCGCCGGCCTCGGCAAGTGGGGCCTGCTCCGCAAGTTGCTCGCCGTGCGGCTGTTCCCCGGGGCGGTCAGAGCGGGACTCTTGAAGGCGGTGTCGGCCGACCCGAACCGGCCGGCGGTGGTGCTGTTCACGAGCGGCAGCGAAAAGGCGCCGAAGGCGGTGCCGCTGACGCACGCGAACATCATCAGCGACCAGCGGGGCTGCCTCGAAGCCCTGGACGTGAAGCGGAACAACTCGGTCCTCGGCTTCCTGCCGATGTTCCACAGCTTCGGCCTCACCATCACGGGCCTCTTGCCGCTGTTCGTCGGGGTGCGGGTGGTCCACCACCCCGACCCGACGGACTCCGGGGCCCTCGCCCGCAAGGCCGCCGCGTACAAGGCGACGCTCGTCGCCGGCACGCCGACGTTCATCAGCTACATCTTCGAGCGGGCCAAGCCGGGCGAACTGGACACGCTCGCCCTGATCATCCTGGGCGCGGAGAAAGCGCCCCCGGCGCTGTTCGAGCGGGCGAAGAGCGCCGCGCCGAACGCCGACGTGATCGAGGGGTACGGCATCACCGAGTGCGCGCCGGTGGTGTCGGTCACGCGGCCGGGACAGCCAAGGCGGCCGAATAGCATCGGACCACCACTCCCCGGCGTCGAGGTGTGCGCGACCGATCTGGAAACGAAGGCGGTGCTCCCGCGGGGCCGGATGGGGATGCTGCACGTGCGGGGGCCGAACGTGTTCCCCGGCTACATCGGGTACGACGGGCCGTCACCGTTCGAGGAACTGAACGGCCGGATGTGGTACGTGACCGGCGACCTCGCGGCGGTGGACGAGTCCGGCGAGGTCATCTTCCACGGCCGGCTGAAGCGGTTCCTGAAGGCGGGCGGCGAGATGATTTCGCTCCCGGCCCTGGAAGAGCCGCTGGCGAAGAAGTACCCGCCGACGGACGCGGGGCCGCGGGTGGCCGTGGAGGGCGTGGAGACGCCGGACGGGCGCCGCATCGTGCTGTTCACCACCGAGCCGATCACCGTCCGCGACGCGAACGCGCTCTTACAGGCCGAGGGCCTGCGCGGCGTGATGCGCCTGGACGACGTGAAACAGTTGGAGAAGCTGCCCGTTCTGGGCACCGGCAAGACGGACTACAAGGTGCTGCGGGCGATGATCACCTGA
- a CDS encoding OmpH family outer membrane protein gives MIRWSVLAAGAVAMVCAAFVAGASVPARTVESTEVKADAAKSVLVIGQKTAVFNMAAVMRDFHQAKYQVWLLNNKKTEMSKKLLAWRDEYLRHQQGLQKNPNHPDKEKIAQKMLALARQIEDEDRRINKQLNEEASVIISDLYDMMKAAVDRIAQSNGFQLVLAYPDAVTHEEQQSPYIKELKLKPPAAQPFYAAPEIDITARLVDALNEKHPPIDAETMQLVDVSTLEAPPAAAPFPGGLVPPPNPLKTP, from the coding sequence ATGATTCGCTGGAGCGTACTGGCCGCTGGTGCGGTCGCGATGGTGTGTGCGGCGTTCGTTGCGGGGGCGTCCGTACCGGCGCGGACCGTCGAATCGACCGAGGTCAAAGCCGACGCCGCCAAATCGGTTCTCGTAATCGGCCAGAAGACCGCCGTCTTCAATATGGCCGCGGTCATGCGCGACTTCCACCAGGCGAAGTACCAGGTGTGGCTGCTGAACAACAAGAAGACCGAGATGTCCAAGAAGCTGCTCGCGTGGCGGGACGAGTACCTCCGCCACCAACAGGGCCTCCAGAAGAACCCGAACCATCCGGACAAGGAAAAGATCGCGCAAAAGATGCTGGCGCTCGCCCGCCAGATCGAGGACGAGGACCGCCGGATCAACAAACAGCTCAACGAAGAGGCCAGCGTGATCATTTCCGATCTGTACGACATGATGAAGGCGGCCGTGGACCGGATCGCGCAGTCGAACGGGTTCCAACTCGTCCTCGCGTATCCGGATGCCGTAACGCACGAAGAACAACAAAGCCCGTACATCAAGGAGCTGAAACTGAAGCCGCCGGCGGCCCAGCCGTTCTACGCCGCCCCGGAGATCGATATCACCGCCCGCCTCGTCGATGCCCTCAACGAGAAGCACCCGCCGATCGACGCGGAAACGATGCAACTGGTGGACGTCTCCACGTTGGAAGCGCCGCCCGCAGCGGCGCCGTTTCCGGGCGGCCTGGTTCCGCCCCCGAACCCGTTGAAAACGCCGTGA
- a CDS encoding DUF4139 domain-containing protein — translation MRPSHLLPVVALTFGLMALAPLARGDGQPETKPPRAAPKELPKGPPPAGEPKLPPSVTLPVTRVVLFNAGIAYFHREGDVTGDGRLDLRFDEADVNDLLKSLVLTDKDGGKVRAVTYDNRMPLDFTLKGFAVDVTENPTMGQLVHQVRGEKVEVTDKAGVMTTGQIVSVERPAVPATGPDPGESVNLLTEDGLQTVELKQLRKIKFVRAELQAEFKKALEVLATARGDNKKAVSVVFSGAGKRKVAVGYVLEAPLWKPSYRLSVDDKGAARIQGWATVENTTDEDWVNVKVGLVAGRPMTFQMDMYDPLFVPRPTVEPDLFASLRPPMYQGGLNPGGNMGIAMGGQQYLGGFGGNGANQLGGQATLGFGGGIAGVTGSTANLGFGGGIAGITGNPANLGVGGGGFQGGFQGGVGNLGGQFGLQGGPLGVQGSQGNSGGYLPRVPRPNLRTFYGNRLSYVDYVSRLRGNSPAASDDERPPVKTVNDPLDKEAGALAAADGALGDMFEYTIDEPITLAKQKSALLPLVNEVVEGSRVSIFNAATLEEHPLLGLKLLNKTKLHLAQGPVAVYDGGTFAGDARLPDLKPGEARLVSYAIDLGTEVVVRTGGTKSTVTNIATSEREAVFRSRSRRTTTYLIRNRNAADRTVVIEHPQTAEWKLIAPAKPDDQTRSYYRFDVPAKAGALATLAVTEESTGSDTHSIGTAAPAALPETGVAVWQRDAGTTITGVTVADGKVTTSSVRRRTTTYLIRNRDAADRTIVIEHTRTAPWKLVAPGKPDEPPQTFYRSDVPVKAGAQAVHEITEESDSTMSRQLVDQSHETLLYFVNLKAAKPAVREVFKKLVELREKVDEGNKAIADQQEALKEIAEDQERIRKNIDKAPKESDAFKRYLKKFDEQETVIEKHQARIKELKAELAKHVKALKDFAETAKAE, via the coding sequence ATGCGCCCCTCCCACCTCCTGCCGGTCGTCGCGCTGACGTTCGGCCTCATGGCCCTCGCGCCCCTGGCGCGCGGCGACGGTCAGCCCGAGACCAAGCCGCCCCGGGCGGCCCCGAAAGAACTCCCGAAGGGGCCGCCCCCGGCGGGCGAACCGAAGCTCCCGCCGTCCGTCACTCTGCCCGTCACGCGGGTCGTCCTGTTCAACGCCGGCATCGCCTACTTCCACCGCGAGGGCGACGTGACCGGCGACGGCCGGCTCGACCTGCGGTTCGACGAGGCCGATGTGAACGACCTGCTCAAGAGCCTCGTCCTCACCGACAAGGACGGCGGCAAGGTCCGGGCGGTCACGTACGACAACCGGATGCCCCTCGACTTCACGCTCAAGGGCTTCGCCGTGGACGTGACCGAGAACCCCACGATGGGGCAGCTCGTGCACCAGGTCCGCGGCGAGAAGGTCGAGGTCACCGACAAGGCCGGCGTGATGACCACGGGGCAGATCGTCAGCGTCGAACGGCCGGCGGTGCCCGCGACGGGACCGGACCCGGGCGAGTCGGTCAACCTGCTCACCGAGGACGGGCTGCAAACGGTCGAGCTGAAACAGCTCCGGAAGATCAAGTTCGTGCGCGCCGAACTCCAGGCCGAGTTCAAGAAGGCGCTGGAGGTGCTCGCGACCGCGCGGGGCGACAACAAGAAGGCCGTTTCGGTGGTGTTCAGCGGCGCCGGCAAGCGGAAGGTGGCCGTCGGGTACGTGCTGGAAGCGCCGCTGTGGAAGCCGAGCTACCGGCTGAGCGTGGACGACAAGGGCGCGGCCCGCATCCAGGGCTGGGCCACGGTGGAGAACACGACCGACGAGGACTGGGTGAACGTGAAGGTGGGGCTGGTGGCCGGGCGGCCCATGACGTTCCAGATGGACATGTACGACCCGCTGTTCGTACCGCGGCCGACGGTCGAACCGGACCTGTTCGCGTCGCTGCGCCCGCCAATGTATCAGGGCGGGCTGAACCCCGGCGGGAACATGGGCATCGCGATGGGCGGCCAGCAGTACCTCGGCGGGTTCGGCGGAAACGGGGCCAACCAACTCGGTGGCCAGGCCACCCTCGGGTTCGGTGGCGGCATCGCCGGTGTCACGGGTAGCACCGCGAACCTCGGGTTCGGTGGCGGTATTGCCGGCATCACGGGCAACCCGGCGAACCTCGGGGTCGGAGGCGGCGGCTTCCAGGGCGGGTTCCAGGGCGGAGTCGGCAACCTCGGCGGACAGTTCGGCCTGCAAGGCGGCCCATTGGGCGTTCAGGGGAGCCAGGGGAACTCCGGCGGATACCTGCCGCGCGTGCCGCGGCCCAACCTCCGCACCTTCTACGGCAACCGCCTCAGTTACGTGGACTACGTCAGCCGGCTGCGCGGCAACTCGCCCGCCGCTTCGGACGACGAGCGGCCGCCGGTGAAAACGGTGAACGACCCGCTCGACAAAGAGGCCGGCGCGCTGGCCGCGGCCGACGGCGCACTCGGCGACATGTTCGAGTACACCATCGACGAGCCGATTACCCTGGCGAAGCAGAAGTCGGCGCTCCTCCCGCTCGTGAACGAGGTCGTCGAGGGGTCGCGCGTGAGCATCTTCAACGCGGCCACGCTCGAGGAGCACCCGCTCCTCGGGCTGAAGTTGCTGAACAAGACCAAACTCCACCTCGCACAGGGGCCGGTCGCCGTCTACGACGGCGGCACCTTCGCCGGCGACGCGCGCCTGCCGGACCTCAAACCCGGAGAAGCGCGCCTCGTCAGTTACGCCATCGACCTCGGCACCGAGGTCGTGGTGCGGACGGGTGGCACGAAATCGACGGTGACGAACATTGCGACTTCGGAGCGCGAGGCGGTCTTCCGGTCGAGGTCGCGGCGCACCACGACGTACCTGATTCGGAACCGCAACGCCGCCGACCGCACGGTCGTTATCGAGCACCCTCAGACCGCCGAGTGGAAGCTCATCGCCCCCGCCAAGCCCGACGATCAGACGCGGAGCTATTACCGGTTCGACGTGCCCGCGAAGGCCGGCGCACTGGCGACGCTTGCGGTTACGGAAGAGTCCACCGGGAGCGATACGCACTCGATCGGTACTGCGGCCCCCGCCGCCCTCCCCGAGACCGGAGTCGCCGTGTGGCAGCGCGACGCGGGTACGACCATAACCGGGGTCACGGTTGCGGACGGGAAAGTGACGACCTCGTCCGTACGACGGCGCACCACGACGTACCTGATCCGGAACCGCGACGCCGCGGACCGCACGATCGTCATCGAACACACGCGGACCGCCCCGTGGAAGCTGGTCGCGCCCGGCAAGCCCGACGAACCCCCGCAAACGTTCTACCGGTCCGATGTGCCGGTCAAAGCCGGCGCGCAAGCCGTGCACGAAATCACGGAGGAGTCCGACAGCACAATGTCGCGGCAACTGGTCGATCAGAGCCACGAGACCCTGCTCTATTTCGTGAACCTCAAGGCGGCCAAGCCGGCCGTTCGCGAGGTCTTCAAGAAATTGGTCGAACTGCGCGAAAAGGTGGACGAGGGGAACAAGGCGATCGCGGACCAGCAAGAGGCGCTCAAGGAGATCGCCGAGGACCAGGAGCGCATCCGCAAGAACATCGATAAGGCGCCGAAGGAGTCGGACGCGTTCAAGCGGTACCTGAAGAAGTTCGACGAGCAGGAGACGGTGATCGAGAAGCACCAGGCGCGCATCAAGGAACTGAAGGCGGAACTCGCGAAGCACGTAAAGGCGCTCAAGGACTTCGCCGAAACCGCCAAGGCCGAGTGA
- a CDS encoding YidH family protein: MAGNDPRVFFAAERTLLAWIRTALGLVGMGFVVARFGLFLRLVRPEFEHPTHAWSSVVGVALALLGAIAAAVAAWQHRRFCTTLAASEVPPRYRSEPALLLGFGVAVTGVVLAVVIAV; encoded by the coding sequence ATGGCGGGTAACGATCCGCGAGTGTTTTTCGCGGCCGAGCGGACACTGCTCGCCTGGATTCGGACCGCACTGGGGTTGGTCGGAATGGGGTTCGTCGTCGCCCGGTTCGGGCTGTTTCTTCGGCTGGTGCGGCCGGAATTCGAGCACCCGACGCACGCGTGGTCGTCGGTGGTGGGCGTCGCGCTGGCGCTGCTGGGAGCGATTGCCGCGGCCGTGGCCGCGTGGCAGCACCGGCGGTTCTGTACGACGCTCGCGGCCAGCGAAGTGCCCCCGCGCTACCGCAGCGAGCCGGCCCTGTTGCTCGGGTTCGGCGTGGCGGTCACGGGGGTCGTGCTCGCGGTGGTGATCGCGGTGTGA
- a CDS encoding DUF1559 domain-containing protein, which produces MRRGFTLIELLVVIAIIAVLIGLLLPAVQKVREAAARMSCSNNLKQMGLALHNYHDNNQYLPAGYNSIQVSFKTWQGTGWTTSLLPHLEQSNLYNQVQAYCTANPGLGNSDSCPTYGFKMKQYICPSNARPPVAYDGVGELTSYLGVAGTVSGFPAPTADGVLYASVASSNAGARGPTIVAITDGTSNTLAIGERPCTGDLNWGWGFGAYGVSYIYGDGDVILGSNDVGVITNSSSGDPTTNVGFKAPINPATTGQQDVAHFWSFHTGGANFLFADGHVQFMNYSLPAGTFAAMCTRANGEVVTMP; this is translated from the coding sequence GTGCGACGTGGCTTCACACTGATCGAACTGCTGGTGGTGATCGCGATTATCGCGGTCCTGATCGGGCTCTTGCTCCCCGCCGTGCAAAAGGTGCGCGAGGCCGCCGCCCGCATGTCCTGCTCCAACAACCTGAAGCAGATGGGCCTTGCCCTCCACAACTACCACGACAACAACCAGTACTTGCCCGCGGGATATAACTCCATTCAAGTTAGCTTCAAGACCTGGCAGGGGACCGGCTGGACCACCTCACTGTTGCCGCATCTCGAACAGAGCAACCTCTACAATCAGGTCCAAGCGTACTGCACTGCCAACCCGGGCCTGGGTAATTCCGATAGCTGCCCGACGTATGGCTTCAAGATGAAGCAGTACATCTGCCCGTCGAACGCGCGGCCGCCGGTGGCCTACGACGGCGTCGGCGAACTCACCTCGTACCTCGGCGTGGCGGGAACCGTCAGCGGCTTTCCCGCTCCGACCGCGGACGGGGTGCTTTACGCGTCCGTCGCGTCGTCGAATGCCGGCGCCCGGGGGCCGACCATCGTTGCAATTACCGACGGGACATCCAACACCCTCGCCATCGGTGAGCGCCCGTGTACGGGCGACCTCAATTGGGGTTGGGGCTTCGGCGCCTATGGCGTCTCGTACATTTATGGAGACGGGGACGTCATCCTCGGGTCGAACGACGTGGGCGTGATCACCAACTCGAGCAGCGGTGACCCCACCACCAACGTCGGCTTCAAGGCGCCGATCAACCCGGCCACCACAGGGCAGCAGGACGTCGCTCACTTCTGGAGCTTCCACACCGGCGGGGCGAACTTCCTCTTCGCGGACGGCCACGTCCAGTTCATGAACTACAGCTTGCCCGCCGGAACGTTCGCCGCGATGTGTACGCGAGCCAACGGGGAAGTGGTCACGATGCCCTGA
- a CDS encoding transglutaminase-like domain-containing protein, which produces MCRQLFAVGVLLLSAALAGAQPPALRIEATDRQKVNATITFDIKTTNFAATKWMIFLPEAPELPSQVKVKTVANPVGKVLTEKSPLRRPVRYIERSVAVPTPGGGVTTRLEIEAVLRSRKLVEVQEGERPPAVTPLTAEERKYYLGRTARVDYDAKPFREWLEAKKLQRAKEESPLVFAERVVEVIRIDYEYHYDPDEDRRASALCAAAKTDCAGMSYLFVAAMRANGVPARLLVGRLARPRERGSDRTKLGYERPHVRAELYVAGIGWVPVDAAYAQAARAKPVSAFVGSDPGDLLVLHVDTDLRLPYPDKERDAQFLQIGPHYWAQGTGQFDGYFGPSGWELKATPIEKK; this is translated from the coding sequence GTGTGCCGTCAACTCTTCGCCGTCGGGGTCTTGCTGCTGTCCGCCGCGCTGGCCGGCGCCCAGCCGCCGGCGCTGCGCATCGAGGCGACCGACCGCCAGAAAGTGAACGCCACGATCACCTTCGACATCAAGACCACGAATTTTGCCGCCACCAAATGGATGATTTTCCTGCCGGAAGCGCCCGAGTTGCCGTCGCAGGTCAAAGTGAAAACGGTCGCGAATCCGGTCGGGAAGGTCCTCACCGAGAAGAGCCCGCTCCGCCGCCCGGTGCGGTACATCGAGCGCTCCGTCGCTGTGCCGACCCCGGGCGGCGGCGTGACGACGCGGCTCGAGATCGAGGCCGTCCTTCGGAGCCGCAAACTGGTGGAAGTGCAGGAGGGCGAGAGGCCGCCGGCCGTCACGCCGCTCACCGCGGAGGAGCGCAAGTACTACCTGGGCCGAACGGCGCGGGTGGATTACGACGCGAAACCGTTTCGGGAGTGGTTGGAGGCGAAGAAACTCCAGCGGGCGAAAGAGGAAAGCCCGCTGGTGTTCGCCGAGCGCGTGGTGGAGGTGATCCGCATCGACTACGAGTACCACTACGACCCGGACGAGGACCGGCGGGCGTCGGCCCTGTGCGCGGCGGCCAAGACCGACTGCGCCGGGATGTCGTACCTGTTCGTCGCGGCGATGCGGGCCAACGGCGTGCCGGCGCGGCTCCTGGTCGGCCGGCTCGCCCGGCCGCGCGAGCGGGGCAGCGACCGCACGAAACTGGGGTACGAGCGCCCGCACGTGCGGGCCGAACTGTACGTAGCGGGCATCGGCTGGGTGCCGGTTGACGCGGCTTACGCGCAGGCCGCGCGGGCAAAACCGGTCTCCGCGTTCGTCGGCTCCGACCCCGGCGACCTTTTGGTGCTCCACGTCGATACGGACCTCCGGCTCCCGTACCCGGACAAGGAACGGGACGCGCAGTTCCTCCAGATCGGTCCGCACTACTGGGCGCAGGGGACCGGCCAGTTCGACGGCTACTTCGGCCCGTCCGGTTGGGAGCTGAAGGCCACGCCGATCGAGAAGAAGTGA